In Helianthus annuus cultivar XRQ/B chromosome 8, HanXRQr2.0-SUNRISE, whole genome shotgun sequence, a single genomic region encodes these proteins:
- the LOC110869468 gene encoding putative receptor-like protein kinase At5g39000 — translation MSSVEEVKHLHIPLQELSDATNGFSDQNIIARGGFGKVYRGVSVKHGHMAIKMLDPQLGQGVHEFKTEIALLSVYKHENIVSLLGFCDEEGQKILVYNYESNGSLDKHLSSTDLTWIQRLQICLDAANGLQYLHHDVEPQSRILHRDVKSSNILLDENWKAKISDFGLSRIGPANIESTFLISNPCGTYGYIDPEYTTTGYLTQKSDVYSFGVVLFEVLCGRLARVMAYKDERQFLTNLITIHWKNNTLDEIIYSDLQRQINKASLVTFSRIAYQCLKSGNERPTMKKVVEQLQKALDNQIAPMGLRLDDNHGFAAHHHQGQSAGPLESSSQSFLSSSSSQSWKYDVFISFRAEDTHMAFVNHLYSALVRRLIFPYKDDETRPQNESIGPSHLKAIQESQIAIIMFSKYYAWSSWCLDELIFIMKNREERGQIVIPIFYDVKPSDVRRQTGYYGEAFHKHELNDNKNKVESWRKALRNVTDIAGWDADYG, via the exons atgtCTTCCGTTGAAGAAGTGAAGCACTTGCATATTCCTCTCCAAGAATTATCAGATGCAACTAACGGATTTTCTGATCAGAATATCATTGCAAGGGGTGGATTTGGGAAGGTTTATAGAGGCGTATCTGTAAAACATGGCCACATGGCCATAAAGATGTTGGATCCTCAGTTAGGCCAAGGAGTTCATGAATTTAAAACCGAGATTGCCTTACTTTCAgtttataaacatgaaaatattgtctcACTTCTAGGATTTTGCGATGAAGAAGGGCAAAAAATTCTTGTTTATAATTATGAGAGCAATGGGAGTCTCGACAAACATTTAAGCAGCACAGATCTAACCTGGATTCAACGACTTCAGATTTGCCTAGATGCTGCCAATGGGTTACAATATCTACATCATGATGTTGAACCTCAAAGTAGAATTCTGCACCGTGACGTCAAGAGCTCGAACATTCTTTTGGATGAAAACTGGAAAGCTAAAATCTCAGATTTTGGGTTGTCTAGAATAGGTCCTGCTAATATAGAGTCTACCTTTCTTATATCCAATCCATGTGGAACGTATGGATATATCGATCCAGAATACACGACTACGGGTTACCTCACACAAAAATCTGATGTTTACTCATTTGGGGTTGTGTTGTTTGAGGTTTTGTGTGGAAGGCTTGCACGTGTTATGGCATACAAGGATGAGCGTCAGTttttaactaatttgatcacaaTACATTGGAAAAATAACACATTAGATGAGATCATCTATTCTGATCTACAAAGACAGATAAACAAAGCTTCCTTAGTTACGTTTTCACGCATTGCCTACCAATGTTTGAAGAGCGGAAATGAACGTCCAACAATGAAGAAGGTCGTGGAACAACTTCAGAAAGCTCTTGATAATCAAATA GCACCTATGGGTTTACGGTTGGATGATAATCATGGCTTTGCTGCTCATCATCACCAAGGACAATCTGCCGG GCCATTGGAATCGTCTTCTCAATCCTTtctttcctcttcttcttctcagTCGTGGAAGTATGATGTCTTTATTAGTTTTCGAGCAGAAGACACCCACATGGCATTTGTAAATCATCTCTACTCGGCTTTGGTACGAAGGCTAATCTTCCCTTACAAGGACGACGAAACACGCCCTCAGAATGAATCCATTGGTCCATCCCACCTAAAGGCTATTCAAGAATCACAGATTGCCATCATCATGTTCTCAAAATATTATGCTTGGTCTTCTTGGTGCTTGGATGAACTTATATTTATTATGAAAAATAGGGAAGAGAGAGGGCAAATTGTTATCCCTATCTTTTATGATGTTAAACCCTCTGACGTGAGAAGGCAAACAGGTTATTATGGAGAGGCGTTCCACAAGCATGAGTTGAACGACAACAAAAACAAAGTTGAATCTTGGAGAAAAGCACTTCGGAATGTAACTGATATTGCTGGATGGGACGCGGACTATGGGTAA